A section of the Humulus lupulus chromosome 2, drHumLupu1.1, whole genome shotgun sequence genome encodes:
- the LOC133814568 gene encoding uncharacterized protein LOC133814568: MDHTKEGKRPRQDRQPSRYPSFEYTVPQEVIYEENKDRPIWREPYKINTPSDRRDKRKYCLFHKDHGHTIAECHNLNNQIQALMRSGRLTQYIKETDRPGASRQNTASAPTPQASDPVHTASDSTLEPLKQVPMIHGIVESTDNQDHAIKIHKRMEERVKRYKSLGHVVNLVTSEERSYTASAITFTNEDLKGVHLPHDDPLVISLQVDHCQLGRVLIDGGSGVDILFWEAYQKMGLEENQIRPSTMPVLGFNSQRVYPKGVVRLTVVAAERTLPVDFLIIDSATSYNAIMGRGWIHRMRGVVSTLHQVMRCQSLNGRYTVDIKGCQKQAKKCFLTLKEISSSASASHEDSPDK; this comes from the coding sequence ATGGATCATACGAAGGAAGGCAAAAGGCCTAGGCAAGATCGTCAGCCATCGCGGTACCCATCCTTCGAATACACCGTCCCGCAAGAAGTCATTTATGAAGAGAATAAAGATAGGCCTATCTGGCGAGAGCCCTACAAAATTAACACTCCATCTGACAGAAGGGATAAAAGAAAATACTGTCTCTTCCACAAAGATCATGGTCATACGATCGCTGAATGCCACAATCTGAACAATCAGATCCAAgccctcatgaggagtgggcGGCTTACCCAATACATCAAGGAGACAGACAGACCAGGCGCATCGCGGCAGAACACAGCTTCTGCCCCCACTCCGCAGGCGTCAGACCCCGTACACACAGCCTCTGACAGCACCCTGGAGCCTCTTAAACAAGTCCCTATGATCCACGGAATCGTAGAATCCACCGATAATCAAGACCATGCAATTAAAATCCATAAAAGGATGGAAGAACGAGTGAAGCGGTACAAATCATTAGGCCACGTGGTCAATCTCGTCACTTCAGAAGAAAGAAGCTACACAGCCTCTGCTATTACCTTCACTAACGAAGACCTGAAGGGCGTCCACCTGCCTCATGACGATCCACTCGTCATTTCCTTACAAGTTGACCACTGCCAGCTGGGCAGAGTTCTGATCGATGGGGGCAGTGGGGTCGACatcctcttctgggaagcctACCAGAAAATGGGACTAGAGGAGAATCAGATCCGACCCTCCACCATGCCCGTTTTGGGTTTCAACAGCCAGAGAGTCTATCCAAAGGGCGTCGTTCGGTTAACTGTGGTAGCTGCAGAACGCACCTTGCCAGTAGACTTCCTTATTATAGACTCCGCCACGagctacaacgccatcatgggGAGGGGCTGGATCCACCGAATGCGGGGGGTAGTCTCCACTCTACATCAGGTGATGCGATGCCAATCGCTCAATGGCCGATACACCGTCGATATCAAAGGCTGCCAGAAGCAAGCCAAAAAGTGCTTCCTTACCTTAAAAGAAATAAGTAGCTCTGCCTCTGCCTCCCATGAGGACTCTCCTGACAAATAG
- the LOC133814569 gene encoding uncharacterized protein LOC133814569, translating into MPPKGNGVPGPVVQNVPPADMSDQIERMCRLLEASQQRSDEAIKTLTEAQARLEAEIAELRRSTDTTRNTQARENLDSDRSDVLVDRVNYPPHNMNPGNGQSQAIPPSSGTDGQQAPTSGAHGRAEAEPTGPAQPTTDVRPQRTIPHVAHDSPSEGCVPSICFLDSWKQDMMREMMQKFTDGRSAYATEHLDLVSRTTEKSPFSEWILNEPKPRDFAIPSLPAFNGKGDPLNHLFQFQQKMALEANNEAIQCKVFSTTFSGPALLWFRQLKAGSLNSFSDLRRSFLQQYSANREAPRTMADLYRIEQGENEHPKAYLQRFIDLVHQIHDVDPLTAANLFVKSLQVGSLLHENLTMTPPYDMADVQT; encoded by the coding sequence ATGCCACCCAAAGGCAACGGAGTTCCGGGCCCGGTTGTACAGAACGTCCCTCCGGCAGACATGAGCGACCAGATCGAGAGAATGTGTCGTCTACTAGAAGCAAGCCAGCAGCGGTCCGACGAGGCAATCAAGACATTAACCGAAGCCCAAGCCAGGCTCGAAGCAGAGATTGCTGAGCTCCGCAGGTCCACTGACACGACTCGCAACACCCAAGCCCGTGAGAATCTTGATTCCGACAGATCTGACGTTCTAGTCGACCGTGTCAATTACCCACCTCACAACATGAACCCAGGTAACGGGCAGTCCCAAGCCATCCCCCCATCCTCTGGGACCGACGGGCAACAAGCCCCAACCTCTGGCGCGCATGGGCGGGCCGAAGCAGAACCCACTGGACCCGCTCAGCCAACAACAGACGTCCGGCCTCAACGCACCATACCTCATGTCGCACACGACTCTCCCTCAGAAGGTTGTGTTCCCTCGATCTGTTTCTTGGACAGTTGGAAACAAGACATGATGAGGGAAATGATGCAGAAGTTCACAGATGGACGATCCGCCTACGCCACCGAACATCTGGATCTTGTATCAAGAACCACTGAAAAATCGCCTTTTTCGGAATGGATTCTGAATGAGCCAAAACCTCGGGACTTCGCCATCCCTTCCCTGCCTGCATTCAATGGAAAGGGAGACCCATTAAACCACCTATTTCAATTTCAACAGAAGATGGCGTTAGAAGCTAATAACGAAGCCATACAATGCAAAGTCTTTTCCACGACTTTCTCCGGGCCGGCTCTACTATGGTTCCGACAATTAAAAGCCGGATCACTCAACAGCTTTAGTGATCTCCGACGATCCTTCTTACAGCAGTACAGCGCGAACCGAGAGGCTCCCAGAACAATGGCCGATCTCTATCGAATCGAACAAGGGGAGAATGAACACCCAAAGGCATACTTACAGCGTTTCATTGACCTCGTGCATCAAATCCACGACGTCGACCCACTCACCGCAGCAAATCTCTTCGTCAAGAGCTTGCAAGTGGGGTCACTCTTGCATGAGAATCTCACTATGACCCCACCATATGATATGGCAGACGTACAGACCTGA